DNA sequence from the Arthrobacter sp. FB24 genome:
GTCATCATTCCGCCAGGCATGTATGCCCAGTGGCTGGACCCCGACACGACGGACAAGGAAAAGGTGCAGGAGATCCTCGACGCCATCCCTGAACCGGTTCTGACGCCCCGGGTGGTCACCGACCGGGTCAACAGCGTGCGGAACAACGGCCCGGAACTTATCGAGCCGGCCCCCTAATCACTGCTCTACTGTGTGCGGCCACCAAAGCCGTAATCGGCCGGAGGCGCGGCCGGGAGCTCTGGGAGGACATCTGGAGTGCACCCTTCCTAGGCTCCGTCCAGCGCGCCGCTTGAAATGAGCTCATGCAGATTTCGGTAGAGGTTGTCGGGTCGCCCTAGCCGTCTATTTGACTGCTTCATCTGCGAGATAGCTGAGCGTTCGCCGACGATGTGATCTGCATATCCTGCAGCACAGGTTAGGTAGATGAGGTCGGTGAGATCGTTGCCTTTCCACGCAGTCCCCCCATTAACCTGTTTCTCGTGCAATACCTCTCGATAAAGGCCAAGGCACGGCATTTGGACCAAGTCGTCCCGCCAGCCGCCATGGATCCACAGGTGTAGCTGGTCCACGTTGAGCCTTGCTGCCTGCGCGGCTACCGCGACCTCTTTGCGGACATCGTCAAGAAAGTAGACATCCGTGCTCATGCGCTTACCGTGGCTACCGCGCTCTTGGCCCGCCAACCAATCAGTGACGAATTGAAACTTCTCAACCCATTGCGGGGTCTCGCCTTGCTGAACGGGCTCGCGGCCCAGCATCACGGACAAATGACTCGATATTGAGGTCATAGCATCCGCCGCCAGCTGCATGTCCTTGGGCAGAGGATCGTCGCCCCAGTCTTTGGGCACCGTACGGGACGAATGAATTGCGTTGGGCGCCAAGGTGAAGACTTCTGGCTCAACAGCAAGGATCTTGTCGCTGTATCTCTTCTCGAGACTCCGCTGCAGTTCACTTCTCCTCACCGTCAGCGGATCCTGCAGTTGCCACCCGCCACTGAGCTGGGCAATGGTAAGAGCCAAACGATACCTGCGCTCATTGTCCGACCACTTACATGTTTCAGCCATGTGAGCAGACGACAGAGGGAGGATGACCTTCCTAGCGAGGACGAGCTCGATCAACGTCTCGGCCGCCTCACGTTCAGCCACGGAAGAGATGCGGCCGGGGTTATAGATTGCGTTGGCTAGAGTGCTCCAGTCCTTCTGATCCAGGTAAATTACCTGCCGGCCATTTATCGGGGAGTGGCTTTGAAGCGTCGGCAGCTCAGCGCCAATGACGTCACCTCGCTCGGTTTCCAGCACGATCCGGTTCGCCAGCATGAAGTACGTGCTCTTTACGATCACCTCAGTCCGGGCTCTCGATAAGGCCGTATTGGGGATGAAGGCCTCTTTGCCGTCCGATCGGACAAATCGACATACACCGGTTTGCCAATCAATTTCGACAAGGATCAAAGAAACACCCGCCGGTAGCGGGGAACCCAATGTTTCCGCGTTGCCACGTATGGACTCATCTTCGCTTTGAGCTGCTTGGCCCGACACTGGTCCTCCTTCGTTCCGCGACATATAGCCTAGGCAGTGACGCCTCGCCTCTGAGCATATGGCCCGCCTTCAAGACGCTCCTACGCTCTTCCGAGGCCCTGCGAAATGGCTGCCTCTCACTGGCGATCAAAGGGTGATGAAATCGCGTCCGGATGCAACTCCGGACGTACGCGGAGGACGCGGAGTGGGTGGCGGAAGGACCTGCCTGACCAGGCCGTATCGACGGAGACTTCCACTGCCACGGGTTCGACCAGGGTCAGCGCCACCGGTTCCTGTCGCGGTTGAACCGGTCCAGGGTGGTTCCTTTCACGGTCGTGGGCTAGGAATGGGTGCCGCGGGGAGGTTTCAGCCAGCGCGCAAGTTCCCGCGCAGCTGCCGTCTTCAACGGTGTGGATCTCCCGACGATCCGCAGCTCCCCGTCCATGACCAGCCCGGCCACGACTTCCCGTGGTTCGGTGATCGGCCCGATGACTGGGCCGTGCCTGGCTTAGGCGGCCGCGGCTCCGGCGTCGGTGATGCCGGCCAATAGCCACTGCTCCGACAGCGGATCGCGGCGCAGCTCGAAGGTACGCAGCGCCGAAGTGGAGGTCAGTCGGACCTGGACCTGCCAATGTTCGACGCTGACCAGGTCCCCGCAGCCGACCGGTGCCCGCTTGGCCGTGTTCCACCAGTCCGCCCGGGCAAACCAGTGGACCGGCTCCGCCCCTACCGCCCAGATCCTGCCGTCATACCTGACGGCCAGGGGAATGCCCTTCGCGGTAAACCGGACCTGTACCGGCACATCCAGAGGGCTGTCAGTTGTTGCTCTTGCCACGGGTCCGCTCTCCCAAATTCCTGTTCATCATTTCCTCCCGGCGGGTTACCGCCGAACTCCATACCCAGGTCCGGTACGTGACCGGCCCGTCCTTCCACGTCACTTCGGCCGCCTTCGCTGTCCAGGCAAAAACTTCGCCGTCCACCAGTTCCGCGCAGTTCGGGAACCGAATCCAGGCTTTCACTGGTATCCCTGGATACCCGTTCTTGACCGGGAAGTGCTCGAAATCGAGCTCTTCCACGGTCAGCCCGATTGGGCCGGCCCGCCGTGCGTACTGCGCCTGCAGCGCGGTCGCAAAATCTTCGGAGGACATACCACAACCTTAGAACATATATTCGAATAGACACGCCAAAGGATGGCGGCCAACGAATGGCCGCCATCCTTTTCAGTATTAGAGAGGGGTCTGACAAAAGGACCAGGATTCTTCCCTACAGGCCCTTCGCGCCTTCGTCCGTGTCCTTTTCTATGCCTTTGATCGTGCGGGTCATGGCCCGCACGGAGTCCAGGTTTTCCTCCCAGCGGCTGCCATCACGCGTACAAGCACGAAATGACCTCACGCCGGCTTCCTGGGCGGCCTGCCGAAGCTCGGCCCACGCCTCTTCCAGGTCGGCAAGCTCTGCCGGGCCAAGTTCAGGACGTCCGTCCTCCACGGGCGCTGCCGCAGGGAAGGACTCAGCTGCAGCTGGTGTCCGACGCCGGCCAATAAAGTCTCGCAGTCGAAAAGCCATATCTCCTCTTAGTAACCGGGTAGTCGAAGTCGTCGGACTCCGGGTTTTCCGCGATGGCAATATCCCTCAGGGCTTGTTCCTTTGTAACCTCTTGCCCCTGGGGATCCAGCAACGCCCAACGAAAGACCGGATCCGGGCCGGGCTGAACGACCCGCCGCACCCAACGGTAGCCGTGCTCTTTGAGCTTTTCCTTGTCGTCCCGGAACTGCTTGTCCTTTTCGATGGCCCGCTGCACCCTGGTTGCCGCGGATCAATCGGCGACGCACCGGCTGCAGACGTGCCGGCGGCCGTCGGCGCTGGGATCGACCATTTCCTTACAAGCTCCGCATCGTTTCAGCTCCATGCCCGCAAGCTACCAGAAGGGCCCGACGCTAGATGCTGGTCGGCTCTCTCGTGGCCGGGGCAGTGAAGGGCAGGCTCGCGGGGCTCGCCCTGGTTTCCGCTGCGCTCCAACCAGTTGAAGGGCGTCCGCTGGCGCGGCCGGCTGTTGGGTCCAGGGCGTGCCGTCGCAGAGCTCCGGACCCCCTGGCCCTGTGTGTCTACGACGCTTTTTGGCTGCTGTCCTGACGGATTGTACGTGTCCGCTCCGGCCCGTCTAGCCCCTCCTTCGTCGGGGCCTGCGGTTCAGGAAATGTCCCTGCGGCGCTCCTTCGTCGCTGATTTCCTCCGGGAATTTCCCGCCCCTTGCCCTGCGGGTAGACAGGCCTCCGTCGACCACAGCTCCGCAAGCTTCGCCAGCAGCCAAAAACAACGGGGGGAGAGGGGACGCTGGCCGGTCACCTAAGCCGCCCCACCCACCAACCCTTTCGGCAAAAAAGGAGCAACACCACATGAACGCAGTCACCAAGAGGACCGTGACCACCGTCGACACCGGCGAAACGGTCCACGATGTGCCCGTGCTCGTCGATTACCACATGAACGACGGCTACGACTGGATGGACGTCATTAGCGAACACGGCTGGGCCGTGATCCCCAGCTGGGGATGTGATGGCTGGGACCTGGGCCAGTGGCCGTACGTCATGGTCGCCGCGATCCGTACCGCCGACGAGATCGGGAACCTGTTCGGCATGGCCACCTACTGCGAAGGCGACGTACGAACGACCTTCTATCGGACCAAGGCGAGGTTCTGGACCGCGATAAGTGAGCAGGCCTTCTTCCACTGGAAGAACGGACAGGCCCACGGCCCGGCAGACCTGCCCGAAGCCGCCGCCGAACTACCCAGCCGGTACCGGATGCCTTACGTCGTGCTGGACGCCGCCTAACCAGCACTGACAACCGCTGTACTGCCCGGCCGGAGCCGGGCAGTGCAGCGGCCAAACGACTTCAAAGGAGCTAGCATATGAGCAACGACACCACCGCCCCCAAGGGAATCACCGCCCTGATCTACCGCGACGCCCTGGGTACGGACTTCTCGAACCGGGGCATCTCCGCCCGGGCTATGGAAGTAACCGTCATTGGCGAGGGCATCGACCCGGTTTTCGAGGCCACCGAGCAACGGCCCGCCGTCCGGCTCGTCAAAACTGAGACCTTCCACCGTGAGACCGTGATTCACGCCGAGCCGGTCATCCCGGAAGGTGAACCCGCACCGTGGTATATGTTCGGCGGCACGTTTATCTTCAGCAGTGACGCCAGGTTCCGCCGCGCAGCCGGACACTACGGAGCGGTCCCGCTGCACGACCGCCGCGAATAGGGCCGAGGGTGGCCGGTCTTTCGGGGCCGGTCACCGCGGGCGGTCCGCCGTCGTGGCCGGCTTTCGCTGGTGGTTGGCGGCGGCGGACCGCCCATCCCGCAGTAGCCAGGTGCCGGGGCGTCGGCCGTCGGCGGCAAGCCAAGGGTTGGCGGTGTCGTTGGGTTGTTCCTGGGCGCGTTGGTGAAAGAACATGCTCGCTGGGCTCGCACTGGTTTGCGCTGCGCTTCAACCAGTTGATGGGCGTCCGCTGGCGCGGCCGGCTGTTGGGTCCAGTGCCGGCTCCGCCGTCCCTGGCCCTTTTGTGTCTACGACGTTTTGGCTGCTGTCCTGACGGATTGTACGTGCCCGTTCCGGCGCCTCTAGCCCCTCCTACGTCGGGGCCTGCGCCCCGGAAAGTCTTCTCCGGCGCTCCTTCGTCGCTTATTTCCTCCGAAGATTTTCCGGGTCTTGCCCTCACGGGTAGACGGGCCTGCACGGGCACAGCTCCGCAAGCTTCGCCAGCAGCCAAAACAACGGGGGAGAGGGGAGCTGGCCGGTCACTTGAACCGCCCCACCCACCAACCCTTTCGGCAAAAAAGGAGCAACACCATGAACGACTTCATCAAATTCACCGGCCCGGCCGACGTCCTGGCCTTCATTCCGCACACGCTGGGACAGACCCCCACGGAATCCTTTGTCGCCCTGACCATGCAGGGCAACAAGATCGGCGCGACCCTGCGGGTGGATGCCCCGTTCGGGCAGGATCCCGTTGGTTACGCCCAAACCATCGTCAGCTACCTGACCGCTGACGAGGCCGCCACCGGCAGCCTGCTGGTCATCTACACCGACGAGAGCACGACCGACGGCAGCAGCCCCTACGCTGGGCACGTGCAGGCCCTGAGCACCGAACTGGAAACCGCCGGGATGCCCCTGCAGGACGCATGGCTGGTGACCTCTGAATTGTGGCGGAACTACCACTGCACGGACACCGGCTGCTGCCCCGACCAGCCGCTGGATGCCATCACCACCAGCAACGGCAACGCCGCCCTGATCTACCGAGGGAGCGCCGTGACCGGCTTCATCGCACCGGCACCCTTCACCGGAGACGAGACGGCCCGCGAGGCTATCACCGCGCGCAAGCCTGACGGCTGGCCGGAAGACCTCGAAGCCAGCCGTGCTGCCTGGGCCAGGGTGCTGAAGGACCCCAAGAGCCTAACGACCGAGACCGCGTACCAGCTGGCAGGAGCGTTGCAGCACCCCACCATCCGGGACTACATGATGGGCGACATCGTCCCGCACGCGCCCGAGCAGTTCACCTCCGTCATGCTGGGTGTGTTCCCCACCCGCCCCGACTGGGCGCGCGTGGACACGGCACAGGAAGTCGCGTTCGAGCTGATGAAAGCCACCCCGGAAGGGCAGCGCGCCCCCATGTTGTGCCTGATCGGCTGGCTCGAATGGCTCAAAGGACAATCCAGCTTCGCCGCCCGGTACTTCAAGCTCGCCCTGGAGGACACCGCCGGGTACCGGCTGGCGGAACTGCTGGACGAACTGGTCAACCGCGGCCTGCTGGCAGACTGCAGCCGGGACCGGAAAAAGGCCTATGACCGCCGCCTGAAGCGCTAGCTTCGACAGGGCCGGACTCCACTACAAGAAGGGTCCGGCCCTCCCCGCGGGATCTTCGCCAGGTGCGCGGCGGCCTCCCCCGCTTCGCTCCGCCGGCCGCGTAAACGCTGCGCGGGCGCCGCGACTTCAGCCGGCGCGCAGGAACTGCCGATACTGTGAAAGGACACCGCCGTCCCGTCCAGCCAAGGAGTCCCGAGCGTGGCAGATCAATTCCGCATGACCGAAGACGATACCGTTGCCCCGGACGCGAGCCCCCTTGAAGACATCCTGGAACTGAGCCTGCTCACCGCAGGCCCAGCCACCGGACCAGTAGACCGGCCAAGGAAAGACCACCGACACTACGAGCAGTAAACCCAAGCAGCACTGACGCTGCACCACAGATTTCCTTATTGCCGAGGGAAATTCAGGAAGCCGGCACGGACAGTGCCGGCCTTCCTTCATGTGCGCAGCATGTAGCTGTGGACCGGGGGAGTGGGTGTTCGCCAGGGCTCACACCGATAAGGGCGTCCGCTGGCGCGGCCGGCTGTTGGGTCCAGTGCCGGCTCCGCAGGGCTCCGCCGTCCCTGGCCCTGTGTTGTCTGCGACGTTTTTTGGCTGCTGTCCTGACGGATTGTACGTGCCCGTTCCGGCCCGTCTAGCCCCTCCTTCGTCGGGGCCTGCGCCCCGGAAAGTCTTCTCCGGCGCTCCTTCGTCGCTTATTTCCTCCGAAGATTTTCCGGGTCTTGCCCTCACGGGTAGACGGGCCTGCACGGGCACAGCTCCGCAAGCTTCGCCAGCAGCCAAAACAACGGGGGGAGAGGGGAGCTGGCCGGTCACCTAAGCCGCCCCACCCACCAACCCTTTCGGCAAAAAAGGAGCCACACCACATGAACGCAACACCCACGCTTGAAATGCTCGACCCGGCCACGCTGACCGTCGACGTTAACGTCCGTAAGGACGCCGCCCTGACACCCGATTTCATTGCCAGCATCAAAGAACATGGCGTGATGGAACCGGTGATCGCCCACCGCAAGGACGACGGCACCGTGCACGTGCTGATGGGCCAGCGCCGCACCCGCGCCGCCGTGGAAGCGCAGCGGCCTCTGATCCCGGTGATGATCATCGACAGCCCCGAGGAAGCCGAACGTATCGTGACTCAGGTGGTGGAAAACATCCAGCGCGCTGAACTGACCGAAGCGGACGAAGCCGACGCCTACCACCAACTGTCCCTGATCGGCGTCTCGGCCACCGCGATCGCCAAGAAGACCGGGCGCACCAAGACAACGGTGGAGTCCGCATTGAAGGTCAAGTCCTCCGACGCGGGAGCCGCCGCCCTGCGCAAAGGATGGACCATCGAAGAGGCGCTAATCATGGCTGAGTTTGAGTCAGATGAAGAGGCCACGGAGGAGCTCGAATCGGTCATCATGGACGAACCTGACCAGCTTCTGCACGTCGCGCAGCGGCTGCGAGACCGGCGCGAAAGCGCCGCCGCCCTCGCGGCGCTGATCGCCGACCTGGAAGCCCAGGGCAAGACCATCGTGGAGGATGCCGGACACTACGCCGACGACGACAACCTCTACGTCACCGCCGCCAAACGGGAGGACGGGGAACCAGCCACCGAGGACGACGCCAACGCCGTTCTGATCACCACGGACTACCGGGGCCAGCACCGGACCCACTCCGTGATCGCGGGGTGGAAGGAGACGGGCTTCGCACCGAAGTACGAACGCTACGACGGCGGCCGCCCAGCGCAGAAAGGCCCCATGACCGAGGAGCAAAAGGCCGAGCGCAAAACCCTGATTGAGAACAATAAAGCGATGCTGTCCGCGCAGGTGGTACGCCGTGAATTCGTGACCGGCCTGCTGTCGAAGAAGCAGCCACCGAAGGGCTGGCAGTACTTCACCGTCCACGCGATCACCCACCATCCGGAAACGGCCAGCGGTTACGACGGCGAGGTGGCCGCGGGAATGGTCGGGGCGAAGGTTGACGAGCCGAAGACCTGGGCGTGGAACCCGCTCCGCACGCACGTGGCGAAATCCACCGCACGGCCTGAATTCTCCCTGATCGCACTGATCTGCGCGGGGTATGAGAAGACGGTCGCAAAGGACTCGTGGCGGTCCCCCTCCCAGACTCACAGGGACTACCTGAACCAACTGGTTCTTTGGGGATACAAGGCATCAACTGTTGAACAGCTGATCATCGACAGCGACAAGCCAGCCGAGGAAGAAATCCAAGCGGCCTAACTCCAAACCTTGCCGGGCGGAACACCACCGCCCGGCAAGGCCAGTACCGATCACCACGGCAGGGCCGGGAACCTCGCAAACGTCGGGCGGTCCGCCGCCCGGGGCGAACCACGGCAGCCACTCACCAGCGGCGGACCGCCGTTAGGCGCGGCATGGGCAGAAGCCCACCAGGGGTGCCGCGCACACCAACGTGACGGGTACCCGGCGTCGTCCGGTTCGCGGTGTTTTAGGCCGCCGGCAATGCACGGGGTGCCGCACCAGTGCACCCTTCATGGGTGCGCTAGAGTGAATGAAAGATTTCCTTTTGCCGAAGGACAAAAAAGGACCGGAATGTTCCGGTCCTTTTTTGTGTGCAGCGGCTTTCAGGGGTGTCAGCGCGGCGGCTTGGGTTTCACAACAGCGTGGGTTTTAGGCTCACCCTTCGCTGAAGGATGTGCCGGATTCCTGGGCGGAATCCTGTTCGGATCCGGCGGAGCGCTTTGCCGTCCGCCGGCGCTTTACCGCCGATGGTTCGAGGCCAAGTTTCTTCAGTTCCTCGGTACTCCATCCATCCCGGGTGGCCTGCACGTAGGCGCGCTTGTCATCGCGTTCGGCGGCAACAAGCTGGTCCCGCAACTCGGTGATTCGCTGGCGGCTCTTCACCAGGGCAGTGACGGATTCAATGCGGGAGTCCAGCAGCGCGCGGGCCTGGTTTCGTGTCTGTTCAATGTCGAGGGTAGCCATGGATTCAGCCTAACGATCATCCCGACGCCGGCTCCGGCGGACGCGCCCATCCTGGCATGACATGTCCGAGGCAACCGGAGAATTTTGCGCCAGGAGGTGGGCGTTCAGGGGATCGTTGAACCAGTCCCGCAGATAGTCGTCGGAGTAGCTGACGGTTCGTGCTGTGAACTGGAAGTATTCGGGCCCGATGCCGCGCCGCCGCCACTGCCGCAGCTGCATCGGGGAAACCCCGTATTGCCTGGCCACTTTGGTAGGTGAGATGAGAGCCAAAACTGTACCTTTCGCTTGCTCTATGCCGCGTTCCTTTCGGCACGCTTGCCGAAACTTGGCCGGTGAAGGAATTGGCCAGTTGGAGCGGCCGGACCGTGGAATACCGGAGCGGAGCGAGGATATGCCGCGAAAGCCGGCTGCGGAGACTTGCCAAGGAAGGACCGGGCAGTAGCCTCAACCAGCCGAAACGGAACGACGCAGTCGTTTTGAATAAGTCAGACGCGCAGCGTCCTGCAGGGCAGTGCCCAGGAACCACCCCAAGCGCCAAATGCGGGCGCGGGTGATTTTCCGGAGCAAGCTATTGGGTTATGTGCCATAACCCGCGTGTTGATCCGCGGCCTGCGGCCCTGGATGCGGCACACTCGTCAGTGTGGCCCGGAGATTCCGGGTCGCTGCGCTGGGCATTGGGGGAGGGGACCGGGATGACTGAAGAGCCGAAGTCGCCACGCCGGATCTCCCGCCGCCGCCGCGCCAACATTGACGGCGACACCCAGTACGTGCGGGTTTCGATGTCGGAGTTCGAACGCGCTCAGTTGAAGGTGCTGGAGGAACGGACCGGGCGCAGCCCGTCGGAGATCCTTGTCAGCGCGGCCCTGTACGCGGAGAACTCGGAGTCGCTGGCCGAGCGGCGGGCGATGGCCGTGGAATTCATCGCGGCCCGCCGCTACCTCGCTGCCCTGTCAAACAACGTCAACCAGCTCGCCCGGCACGCGAACGCCACGGACGAATTCCCGGAAGCAGCCCGCACCGTTTTGACCCGGGTACGGGGGGTTGCTGACCGCATCAATACGATGCTGGATTCGATGGTGCGCTGATGATTCCCAACATCACCAAGGGCACCCGCATGCACGGGCTCATCGCATACCTTGCCGGTCCCGGGCGGACGAACGAGCACACCGATCCGCACCTTGTCGCTGGCTCACCGTCGATCATGGCCTGGCACAACGACGATGAACTGAACGCCGATGCCGCCCAGGCCATTGCCAAGGAACTGGACCGGGCCAGGAGCGTCCTGGGCGTGGAGATTCCCGGCGGGCATGTCTGGCACTGCTCCCTTTCGCTGCGCGCCGAGGAAGGCGACCTTACGGACCAAAAGTGGGCTGAGATTGCGCAGGACTTCATGGACGAGATGGGGTTCACCGAAGCCAGCGGACGGGCGCCGGCCCAGTGGGTGGCGATCCGTCACGGCCACAGCAAAGCCGGGAACGACCACATCCACATCGCTGCCTCCATGGTCCGCGAGGACGGCACGAAGTGGAGCAGCTGGCGGGACTTCCCCCGGGCGCAACAAGCCGCCCGGGAGCTTGAGAAGAAGTACGGCCTGGAAGAACTTTCACCCACGCATTCCACCCGTGGGCTCCGGCCGGGAGAACGTGAAGCCTCCGAGCGGCGGGGAGCCCCGGAACCGGAACGCCGGTCCCTGGAACGCAAGGTCCGTGCCTGCGCGACGTCCGCCCAGGATGAGGCCGAATTCATTCGACGACTGCGCCGTACCGGTGCCCTTGTCAGGCCGCGGTACGCGTCCGGACGTGACGATGTCGTGGTCGGCTACAGCGTGGCAGAACGTGCCCCCAAAGGTGGCCGGCCTGTTTGGTTCGGCGGCGGTCACCTCGCCAAAGACCTTGCCCTGCCCAAGCTCCGTGCCGAGTGGCCTGACATCCCACAAGGTGCCGCCGAGGCGGTCGCAGAATGGCAGGCAGCTGCACGTGGACGCCGCCCGGTCAAGATCGGCCGCGAAGCCCACGAACCGGACCTGCAAATGTGGGAGCAGTACAGCGACGAAGTTGCCCGGCTCCGCGAAACGCTACGCTCCGTCCCGCTGGACGATCACGCGACCTGGGCGCACGTTTCACGCGAGACATCCGGCGCCTTCGCAGCCTGGTCCACGGCAACCGAGGCAACGCCCGGACCACTCGCAGCAGCAGCTGACGAGCTGTCCAAGACAGCACAACTGCGGCGCTACCCAGTCCGCCCCATCCGCAGCGCAGGACCATCTGCCCGCGGAGCCTCGCTCATGCTCATGGCAGCTTCGATGGGCGGCACCGGAACCGCCGCGCAGGCAATCATGCTGCGCCAGCTGCTCAACGTCGCCAAGGCCGTCCACGACATGCACAAGGCATCAAATGATCTGCGCAGAGCACGCCAGATCAGCCACATGGTCAAGCACCACCTGAGCCAGGTCTCTGCCGCACTACCCAGCGTCCCTGCGACCACGCCCACAGCGGATAGCGAAGCTGCCGCCGCGGTACGAGCGAGTGCAGCCGGTCAGGTTTCGGGTCGGTCCGCGGGCTCCGTGCTGCCGCCGAAATACGTGCAGGCACGCACCCACGCGAGCACCCGAAGCGGGAGTACCCGCCCAGACATTGAGAGATAACACCAAGGAGGGGAACCATGAGCGAATCTGACGGCATTGATGAGGCTCTTGAGGGAATGTCGCGCGTTGGGCTGACTGTCGCCGGCCGGCTCGGTGAGCAGCTTGCCAGGGCACGCGAGCAAGAGCTGCGTCGTGCCCAAGCGTCCGAGGAACAACAGGCCCGCGAGCTGCAGGCCCGGTTCGATGCGGAGCGGGCAGCCGCCCGCGCGCAGCTCGCCCCGGTCATGGACAACCGGTGGTGGGACACAGCCAACGGCCGCGACGTCGAAAGGGTCCATCAAGCGGCCACCGCGTGGAAGGACCACGACCCGGCGGCGCGCGACGCGGCCGAGGTGATCCGTGACCAGGTGCAGCGCCGCTACGGCTTGGACGTGAACAACCTCGGTGCCAATGAAGCAACGGTGGCGGAGGCCTTGGCTAAAGCTGAACGGGACCGCGAACAGGCAGAACAGGAACGCCGTTCCGGCCGTGATGAGAACGCCCAGGCCGTGCAGCTGCTGGCCGAGGCCGACCGGGAAGATCGCAACCGCGAACGAGACGTCACCGAAGAGAACCAGCACCCTGAAGCGCTACGCGAAGAGGCGGGCATCAAATACGACTCAGCCGAACGTCGCCAGGAATTAGCAGCCAGCCTGGAAGGCATGGCCGACCGCGAAGCCGTACAGGCACGGCTCAGCGCCGATCAAGACCAAGGCACGCCAGCCAGTGCGGCAGTGGCAAAGACAACAGGGCGGAGCCCGAAGGCCCGCAAGACACGCGGAGCCAACGGCCAGACCAAGCTTCTGCAGAAAGGCATGAGCCGGTAGAACACCCGATCAGCGAGCTTCGTGTCGAACTGCGCTGTTGGGTGACTGAACTTAGCTAGATCTCTGAACCTAGCTACTTCGCTGGGCACGTCGTACTCGGCATTGTCAGAGGCATCGGCTATATTCCGCGCATGGACAGCGAATCAACGTCGGAGCGCCGGGATATCTACGCGGTCCTTGGTTCCCCTGACTCGCGCTTTCCCGTCGAAGCGCCGGCAGATCCGAAGGAAGCCCGCCGG
Encoded proteins:
- a CDS encoding DUF4192 domain-containing protein, with amino-acid sequence MNDFIKFTGPADVLAFIPHTLGQTPTESFVALTMQGNKIGATLRVDAPFGQDPVGYAQTIVSYLTADEAATGSLLVIYTDESTTDGSSPYAGHVQALSTELETAGMPLQDAWLVTSELWRNYHCTDTGCCPDQPLDAITTSNGNAALIYRGSAVTGFIAPAPFTGDETAREAITARKPDGWPEDLEASRAAWARVLKDPKSLTTETAYQLAGALQHPTIRDYMMGDIVPHAPEQFTSVMLGVFPTRPDWARVDTAQEVAFELMKATPEGQRAPMLCLIGWLEWLKGQSSFAARYFKLALEDTAGYRLAELLDELVNRGLLADCSRDRKKAYDRRLKR
- a CDS encoding ParB/RepB/Spo0J family partition protein; protein product: MNATPTLEMLDPATLTVDVNVRKDAALTPDFIASIKEHGVMEPVIAHRKDDGTVHVLMGQRRTRAAVEAQRPLIPVMIIDSPEEAERIVTQVVENIQRAELTEADEADAYHQLSLIGVSATAIAKKTGRTKTTVESALKVKSSDAGAAALRKGWTIEEALIMAEFESDEEATEELESVIMDEPDQLLHVAQRLRDRRESAAALAALIADLEAQGKTIVEDAGHYADDDNLYVTAAKREDGEPATEDDANAVLITTDYRGQHRTHSVIAGWKETGFAPKYERYDGGRPAQKGPMTEEQKAERKTLIENNKAMLSAQVVRREFVTGLLSKKQPPKGWQYFTVHAITHHPETASGYDGEVAAGMVGAKVDEPKTWAWNPLRTHVAKSTARPEFSLIALICAGYEKTVAKDSWRSPSQTHRDYLNQLVLWGYKASTVEQLIIDSDKPAEEEIQAA
- a CDS encoding helix-turn-helix transcriptional regulator; the protein is MALISPTKVARQYGVSPMQLRQWRRRGIGPEYFQFTARTVSYSDDYLRDWFNDPLNAHLLAQNSPVASDMSCQDGRVRRSRRRDDR
- the mobC gene encoding plasmid mobilization relaxosome protein MobC, whose protein sequence is MTEEPKSPRRISRRRRANIDGDTQYVRVSMSEFERAQLKVLEERTGRSPSEILVSAALYAENSESLAERRAMAVEFIAARRYLAALSNNVNQLARHANATDEFPEAARTVLTRVRGVADRINTMLDSMVR
- a CDS encoding relaxase/mobilization nuclease domain-containing protein: MIPNITKGTRMHGLIAYLAGPGRTNEHTDPHLVAGSPSIMAWHNDDELNADAAQAIAKELDRARSVLGVEIPGGHVWHCSLSLRAEEGDLTDQKWAEIAQDFMDEMGFTEASGRAPAQWVAIRHGHSKAGNDHIHIAASMVREDGTKWSSWRDFPRAQQAARELEKKYGLEELSPTHSTRGLRPGEREASERRGAPEPERRSLERKVRACATSAQDEAEFIRRLRRTGALVRPRYASGRDDVVVGYSVAERAPKGGRPVWFGGGHLAKDLALPKLRAEWPDIPQGAAEAVAEWQAAARGRRPVKIGREAHEPDLQMWEQYSDEVARLRETLRSVPLDDHATWAHVSRETSGAFAAWSTATEATPGPLAAAADELSKTAQLRRYPVRPIRSAGPSARGASLMLMAASMGGTGTAAQAIMLRQLLNVAKAVHDMHKASNDLRRARQISHMVKHHLSQVSAALPSVPATTPTADSEAAAAVRASAAGQVSGRSAGSVLPPKYVQARTHASTRSGSTRPDIER